The proteins below are encoded in one region of Nitrospira sp.:
- the shc-1 gene encoding squalene-hopene cyclase, translated as MDRFKSLLLRLSDSLLGVVPASLRTAASGPRMPLRLIVRNERRPAVSEPAVRRPQGTVVGHSDAIDEAIRRSQAALLARQDSREGFWVAELEADTTLTSEYLMLRRFMGVTDLERERKAVRYLRASQLPDGGWSIYHGGPSEISASVKAYFALKLAGVPANEPYMLQAKSRIHAMGGVVAANVFTKITLALFGQYDWRGIPSMPPEIMLLPKGFYFSIYAISYWSRAVLIPLFIVFAHRPLCRIGADQGIDELYLEAKEQISYRHVPPFRKDPRLLTWRNLFITFDALLKWYDQRPVEWLRQMGVDRATKWMLERMTGAGGLGAIYPAMANAVVAMHCLGHDASHPMVAKALKEIEDLEIYGTTLENGQRVDTLHLQPCHSPIWDTSLLMNALIEAGLPADHPSMAKAAHWLLTKQTKTVADWHISSPHAKPGGWYFQFENEYYPDVDDSAVVLMALSKTTSGDDARQRLAMERGLRWVMDMQGSDGGWGAYDKDNNRMVFNYIPFADHRALLDPSTADLTGRCLEMLGALGYDMSHPAVPAALRFLKREQEENGSWYGRWGVNYIYGTWSVLAGLSAIGEDMSQPYVRRAVEWLETHQNPDGGWGESCLSYAEEAYYGHGESTPSQTAWALLGLMCAGEGDSFSVIRGVTYLLRHQEKDGLWAETCHTGTGFPRVFYLRYHWYCQYFPLWALAMYRNLKARGHSRADEVQLHNRRSGRYRF; from the coding sequence ATGGATAGATTCAAAAGCCTCTTGTTGCGTCTCTCCGATAGTCTGCTCGGCGTCGTGCCGGCCAGCTTGCGTACGGCAGCCAGCGGGCCGCGGATGCCGCTTCGGCTGATTGTGCGGAACGAGCGACGTCCGGCCGTCAGCGAACCGGCTGTGCGCCGTCCGCAGGGAACTGTAGTGGGCCATTCAGATGCAATCGATGAGGCGATCCGCCGGAGTCAGGCTGCGCTGCTCGCCCGCCAAGATTCGCGCGAGGGGTTCTGGGTTGCGGAATTGGAGGCCGATACGACGCTGACCTCGGAATACCTCATGCTCCGGCGGTTCATGGGCGTCACTGATTTGGAACGGGAGCGGAAGGCAGTCCGCTATCTGCGCGCCTCGCAACTTCCCGATGGAGGGTGGTCGATCTATCACGGCGGACCCTCCGAGATCAGCGCCTCGGTGAAGGCATATTTTGCGCTCAAACTGGCGGGTGTGCCGGCCAATGAGCCCTACATGCTGCAGGCCAAATCGCGCATTCATGCGATGGGCGGCGTGGTGGCCGCGAACGTGTTTACCAAGATTACGCTGGCGCTCTTCGGGCAGTACGATTGGCGTGGCATCCCGAGCATGCCGCCAGAGATCATGCTGCTGCCGAAAGGGTTCTACTTCAGCATTTACGCGATTTCTTATTGGTCTCGAGCGGTGCTCATCCCATTGTTCATCGTCTTTGCACACCGTCCACTTTGTCGCATCGGAGCGGACCAGGGCATCGACGAACTGTATTTGGAGGCGAAAGAGCAGATCAGTTATCGGCACGTTCCTCCGTTCCGAAAGGACCCTCGCCTTCTCACGTGGCGGAACCTTTTCATCACCTTCGATGCATTGCTCAAATGGTACGATCAGCGTCCGGTAGAGTGGCTGCGGCAGATGGGGGTGGATCGAGCGACGAAATGGATGCTCGAACGTATGACCGGAGCCGGAGGGCTTGGAGCTATCTATCCCGCGATGGCCAATGCCGTTGTGGCGATGCACTGCTTGGGGCACGACGCCAGCCATCCCATGGTGGCCAAGGCTTTGAAGGAAATCGAAGATCTTGAGATCTACGGGACGACTTTGGAAAACGGGCAACGAGTGGACACGCTTCACTTGCAACCATGTCACTCGCCCATTTGGGACACATCCTTACTGATGAACGCGTTGATCGAGGCGGGCCTGCCCGCGGATCACCCGTCGATGGCCAAGGCCGCCCACTGGCTTCTGACCAAGCAGACGAAGACCGTGGCCGATTGGCACATCTCCTCGCCGCATGCCAAGCCGGGTGGCTGGTATTTCCAGTTTGAAAACGAGTATTACCCCGACGTGGACGATTCCGCCGTGGTCCTCATGGCGCTCAGTAAGACAACTTCGGGGGACGATGCGAGACAACGTCTTGCCATGGAGCGTGGTCTACGCTGGGTCATGGACATGCAAGGCTCCGATGGCGGCTGGGGGGCTTACGATAAAGACAATAATCGCATGGTGTTCAACTATATTCCTTTTGCGGATCACCGGGCGTTGCTCGATCCAAGTACGGCCGATCTCACGGGCCGATGTCTAGAAATGCTCGGCGCACTAGGCTACGACATGTCCCATCCGGCGGTGCCCGCTGCTCTTCGTTTTCTCAAGCGCGAGCAAGAGGAAAACGGCAGTTGGTATGGACGCTGGGGGGTCAACTACATTTATGGCACCTGGTCAGTCCTCGCCGGTCTCAGTGCGATCGGTGAAGACATGTCCCAGCCGTATGTGCGCAGGGCCGTCGAATGGCTCGAAACGCACCAAAATCCTGACGGCGGATGGGGTGAATCCTGTCTGTCCTACGCGGAGGAGGCCTACTACGGCCATGGTGAAAGCACCCCATCCCAAACGGCGTGGGCGCTACTCGGACTCATGTGCGCGGGGGAAGGGGACTCCTTCAGCGTAATCCGAGGGGTTACGTATTTGCTCCGTCACCAGGAGAAGGACGGGTTGTGGGCAGAAACGTGTCACACGGGAACGGGATTCCCTCGAGTGTTTTATCTGCGCTATCACTGGTACTGCCAATACTTCCCCTTATGGGCGTTGGCGATGTACCGCAATCTCAAGGCCCGCGGGCATTCGCGCGCGGATGAGGTCCAGCTACACAATCGGAGATCAGGCCGGTATCGGTTTTGA
- a CDS encoding toluene tolerance protein, producing the protein MDPRDRDMYWGSLLTGLVLAIVIGVGIGEGAAMGPTEALKSSIDKALMVLTDKELKAEGKTRERRQKLEQIVGSRFSYEELTKRVMGGRWPKLSEAERKEVVQLFRDLLIKTYADRVEAYSGEPVNYLSERVEKVREVEYAEVRTKAKVGNADVPIDYRLINLSNGWQVYDIVIDEISLVSNYRSQFKKILASGSYQDLVDQLQKKSDRLSNSASPH; encoded by the coding sequence ATGGATCCACGAGATCGGGATATGTATTGGGGAAGCCTCCTGACAGGCCTGGTGCTGGCGATCGTGATTGGAGTCGGTATTGGCGAGGGGGCTGCCATGGGCCCCACTGAAGCCTTAAAAAGCAGCATCGACAAGGCCCTGATGGTCTTGACCGACAAGGAGTTGAAGGCGGAGGGGAAGACTCGCGAACGCCGCCAAAAACTGGAGCAAATCGTCGGCAGTCGGTTCAGTTATGAAGAGTTGACCAAGCGTGTCATGGGCGGCCGATGGCCGAAACTGTCGGAGGCCGAGCGAAAGGAAGTTGTGCAGCTGTTTCGTGATCTCTTGATCAAGACTTACGCGGACCGTGTCGAGGCGTACTCCGGTGAACCGGTTAATTATCTCAGTGAGCGGGTTGAAAAAGTGCGCGAGGTGGAATACGCGGAAGTGAGGACCAAGGCGAAAGTCGGTAATGCCGACGTGCCGATCGACTACCGTCTCATCAACCTCTCGAATGGATGGCAGGTCTACGATATCGTCATCGACGAGATTTCACTCGTTAGCAATTACCGGTCCCAATTCAAGAAGATTCTTGCCTCGGGGTCTTATCAAGATTTGGTGGATCAACTGCAGAAGAAATCTGATAGACTTTCCAATTCTGCCTCGCCGCATTAG
- a CDS encoding membrane protein, translated as MRLLVALVLVTWVIGAVCIPSRVGAEVRLFPVPAVGTSKNDGSDAGLIVPVMVTEPSGDLKYIVAPLLIQNSIVGTRAAINVFRYESGGRQLRFIGSLAERIERRLQLSYADPAFGNGRYAFSVGGGFFKNATARFYGISQQSTLDDQTNYTDREIQAFWKFGVYFNEVTQLAFGQRFRDVRLQPGATDLPYTVDQFPTVDGVNGATIFGNRLTFHYDTRDNLVTPTDGAQITAYAEINQNYRVSGSPFFQRYEVELKKLIASPSKHLILVIRADLQMTFGDQVPFYEQSSLGGQNNLRGYGVDRFIDKHLVALSIEQRIHVFRTRISNVVADFEIAPFIDTGKVFSSFSKRINRDYEVTPGIGFRGMVRPNVVGRVDYGYSSEGGAVFAGLDFPY; from the coding sequence GTGCGTTTGCTGGTAGCCCTGGTCCTCGTGACCTGGGTGATAGGGGCCGTGTGTATCCCGAGCCGGGTGGGAGCTGAAGTGCGTCTCTTCCCGGTGCCGGCCGTGGGCACGTCCAAGAATGACGGTAGCGACGCCGGGTTGATCGTGCCGGTTATGGTGACCGAGCCAAGCGGAGATCTTAAATACATTGTCGCCCCATTGTTGATTCAGAATTCCATTGTCGGAACGCGGGCTGCCATCAATGTTTTTCGTTACGAGTCGGGAGGGCGACAACTCCGATTCATCGGTTCGTTGGCAGAGCGGATTGAACGCCGATTGCAATTGTCATACGCCGACCCGGCGTTTGGTAACGGGCGGTATGCCTTTTCCGTGGGTGGGGGATTTTTCAAAAACGCCACGGCTCGCTTTTACGGGATCAGCCAACAATCGACCTTGGATGATCAGACCAACTATACCGATCGTGAGATTCAAGCGTTCTGGAAATTCGGCGTCTACTTCAACGAGGTGACGCAATTGGCCTTCGGGCAGCGCTTTCGCGACGTGCGTTTGCAGCCCGGTGCCACCGACTTGCCATATACGGTGGATCAGTTTCCAACCGTCGACGGCGTGAACGGTGCGACGATTTTCGGGAATCGGCTGACCTTTCATTACGATACACGGGACAATCTGGTGACTCCGACCGACGGGGCGCAGATTACGGCGTACGCGGAAATTAACCAGAACTACCGGGTGAGCGGAAGCCCATTCTTTCAGCGGTATGAAGTCGAACTCAAGAAACTGATTGCGAGTCCGTCGAAGCATCTCATTTTGGTGATTCGGGCTGATTTGCAAATGACGTTTGGGGATCAGGTTCCTTTTTACGAACAGAGCTCGCTCGGCGGGCAAAACAACCTTCGCGGGTATGGCGTCGATCGCTTTATCGACAAGCACCTGGTGGCCTTGAGTATCGAGCAGCGCATCCATGTATTCAGGACGAGAATCTCCAATGTCGTAGCGGACTTCGAAATCGCGCCGTTCATCGATACTGGCAAGGTGTTCAGCTCATTCAGTAAACGGATCAATCGGGACTACGAAGTGACGCCTGGAATAGGATTTCGCGGCATGGTCAGGCCCAACGTCGTCGGACGCGTCGATTATGGGTACAGTTCTGAGGGTGGGGCCGTGTTTGCGGGGCTGGATTTTCCATACTAA
- a CDS encoding ABC transporter ATP-binding protein, which translates to MIRLVNIHKALGNQEVLRGVDLEIPKGRLTTIIGRSGEGKSVLLKHMIGLLQPDQGEVWVDQVEISRLPARALNDVRKRFAMLFQGAALFDSLTVFDNVAFPLREKLRLPETDVSRRVMEKLDQVGLKGMGHKYPAELSGGMRKRAGLARALVMEPEIILFDEPTTGLDPLMAKSIHELMCEMQRTFGFTAVMVSHEIPEIFSFSDYVAMLKEGRIAAMAPTAEFLKTTDPGIREFIFVSGSPVGQNKTDAGTEGIRA; encoded by the coding sequence ATGATCCGACTCGTCAATATCCACAAGGCACTGGGAAACCAAGAGGTCCTCCGTGGTGTGGACTTGGAGATCCCCAAGGGACGACTGACAACCATTATCGGCCGGAGCGGCGAAGGGAAGAGCGTGCTGCTCAAGCACATGATCGGACTCCTGCAGCCGGACCAGGGCGAAGTATGGGTCGATCAGGTGGAGATCTCCCGGCTGCCAGCGAGGGCTCTCAATGACGTCCGGAAGCGTTTCGCAATGCTGTTTCAAGGGGCGGCATTGTTCGATTCGCTAACGGTCTTCGACAATGTCGCCTTTCCGCTCAGGGAGAAACTTCGATTGCCGGAGACGGATGTGAGCCGTCGTGTCATGGAAAAACTGGATCAGGTCGGGCTCAAGGGCATGGGACACAAATACCCCGCCGAGCTCAGCGGCGGCATGCGGAAGCGAGCCGGTTTGGCCAGGGCGCTCGTCATGGAACCAGAAATCATCCTGTTTGACGAACCGACGACGGGTCTGGATCCATTGATGGCCAAGTCGATTCACGAACTGATGTGCGAGATGCAGCGAACGTTCGGTTTTACTGCCGTGATGGTCAGTCATGAGATCCCGGAAATCTTTTCCTTTTCGGACTACGTGGCCATGCTGAAGGAGGGGCGGATCGCTGCGATGGCCCCAACGGCTGAATTTCTCAAGACGACCGATCCGGGCATTCGGGAGTTCATTTTTGTGTCGGGCTCCCCCGTCGGGCAGAACAAGACAGACGCAGGTACAGAGGGGATACGCGCATGA
- a CDS encoding MTA/SAH nucleosidase: protein MSADALCEPTAAVSPSVPVRRVAIFAATSWEMQAIVAAGHGVERTRVAGFPAAMFPCAGAWCYVVHTGVGPEWARLAAATVLAEASWDVVISAGFAGGLQAADIGTLLIGTETMAVDSGSSPSRVRIPGGCDPLLVQIACQVACEGAGEYRAGRFLCSNVVVWRAEDKAALAGLFDAVAIDMESAALSGEAARYAVPFLIVRAVSDCVGDSLPTDLNLFVRRTGRMSGWVQGITQILRHPASLMGFIRLGRHSRRAGEKLTRFYAALLPRVVQAGELRKASVA from the coding sequence TTGAGTGCCGACGCGCTCTGTGAGCCAACTGCGGCCGTGTCTCCATCCGTACCTGTGCGTCGAGTCGCGATCTTCGCGGCAACCTCCTGGGAAATGCAGGCGATTGTGGCTGCCGGCCACGGCGTCGAACGAACCCGTGTCGCTGGCTTTCCTGCGGCGATGTTTCCTTGCGCCGGAGCCTGGTGCTATGTCGTGCATACCGGCGTAGGGCCGGAATGGGCCCGTCTCGCCGCCGCCACCGTACTGGCCGAAGCCTCCTGGGATGTCGTCATTTCAGCGGGGTTTGCGGGAGGCCTTCAAGCCGCTGACATCGGGACGTTGCTGATTGGCACGGAGACGATGGCCGTCGACTCGGGCTCGTCTCCGTCCCGGGTCAGGATCCCGGGCGGGTGTGACCCGTTGTTGGTGCAAATCGCCTGTCAAGTGGCGTGCGAAGGAGCCGGCGAGTATCGCGCCGGACGTTTTCTCTGTTCCAACGTGGTGGTGTGGCGGGCCGAAGACAAGGCGGCCCTTGCAGGCCTCTTCGACGCGGTGGCGATCGACATGGAAAGCGCGGCGTTGTCGGGAGAAGCAGCGCGCTATGCGGTTCCATTCTTAATCGTGCGAGCCGTCTCAGATTGTGTCGGTGACTCTTTGCCGACGGATTTGAATCTCTTCGTTCGCAGGACGGGACGTATGAGCGGATGGGTACAGGGTATTACGCAAATTCTCCGGCACCCCGCGAGCCTAATGGGTTTCATTCGGCTGGGGAGACACAGTCGTCGTGCAGGTGAAAAATTGACTCGTTTCTACGCCGCGCTCCTCCCGCGCGTGGTCCAGGCGGGAGAGTTACGAAAGGCATCTGTTGCATGA
- the smc gene encoding chromosome partition protein Smc, translating into MFLKSLETIGFKSFAEAKIQFPQGITAVVGPNGSGKSNVVDAILWVLGEQSTKTLRSERMEDVIFNGTQVRKPMGMSEVSLVIAGLQPGDLQGIGDLSETLRDYSEIMITRRLFRNGDSEYLINQTLCRLKDVRGVMMETRAGTKGHTVITQGQLDLILNASPQGRRELIEETAGIVRYKKQKAEALRKLDATHHNLVRVRDVIGEVKKQLNWLERQAQQARTYDSLQREGRTLEIRLLTDDHRRLSAQSRSVNTQLQALDAQEAELAAEAAHAESEQQAVKFEMHQQQEAMEALRQELGAAEHQRAQALAQIDVERNKAQLFEQQKAQAQADSTLYRDEHATAQAEWDELHLRVAALDEELQTKVAAAEDIEERLRAVEREKDYLLVESHRARQQVLEAIARQTEHSSSVARLEARVQDIDARAERLAHDRIELREQEHRLRQQIDMLVRDRRELEVQLQSLRDSHEATLLALKQAEANLVALEQRRTRDLEQLAGTESRLRTLQAVVREEMGYGREGEEHETSLRSCHGVQQAIAEWLIVPEGYERAVEAVLGERLRSWFVDNPRRAAEAVAFLKQRELGRGAFVPCMPRWSSLPETAGEGHWWHTVAGQPGVIGRAVDILQGQAGLGEALASLFHRVVLVQDLDVALRLWEQGAWSAPNGPTLVTLAGEVLDPSGTLTGGLAGASAGILQRRREVQHLDLRRCELMTEIEESRVAREALQRQRGELDASRREIDATLRETELKILALSKDHGGIEHSLAELSQRAERLAREEEALAAEHRQLWEELGGRREAVVAATRIRDEHERALDQLHKRIQEVEQVMIGIQSESTGAKLEVGALRSSREHAVTTLSRLKNQIDEYACRLTTLAENLAELVQAIQQSQERREHVEARCQQLGHQTESLQGRILAGQDALTQHVESTQRWERTLSDIRQRVTESRQQRLDVEVRRAQVETQLETVSNTLAGTYGVNEVGPAAVEVCGDDSAASSDEERLLAEDDLISMRDRLQKIRDRLARIGGVNLAAIEEHRELEERFQFLTSQEEDLTKSIKSLRDIIQRINRTTKELFQETFTELQEKFATVFQKVFPGGRAELVMVEPPPESEESEEGSAEPGVDIVAQPPGKRLKSITMLSGGEKALTATALLFASFLIRPTPFCILDEIDAPLDEENIGRFTGVLRELSSSAQFIVITHNKRTMAIADSLFGVTMEEPGVSKIVSVRIADLQPA; encoded by the coding sequence ATGTTCCTGAAATCCCTGGAAACGATCGGCTTTAAGTCCTTCGCGGAAGCCAAGATCCAGTTCCCTCAAGGCATCACTGCCGTCGTGGGACCGAACGGCAGCGGCAAAAGCAATGTCGTAGACGCAATTCTTTGGGTGCTCGGCGAACAGAGCACCAAGACACTGCGAAGCGAGCGAATGGAGGACGTGATTTTCAACGGCACGCAGGTGCGGAAGCCGATGGGGATGTCGGAGGTCTCGCTCGTCATTGCCGGGCTGCAGCCTGGAGACCTGCAGGGAATCGGGGATTTGTCGGAGACACTCCGCGACTATTCTGAAATCATGATCACGCGACGACTCTTCCGAAACGGCGACAGCGAATATCTGATCAATCAAACACTCTGCCGACTCAAGGATGTGCGCGGCGTCATGATGGAAACGCGAGCGGGCACGAAGGGGCACACGGTGATCACGCAGGGGCAACTCGACCTGATTCTGAACGCCAGCCCGCAAGGACGTCGGGAATTGATCGAGGAGACGGCCGGCATCGTGCGGTACAAGAAACAGAAGGCCGAAGCATTGCGTAAGCTCGATGCCACGCACCACAATCTCGTGCGGGTGCGCGACGTCATCGGCGAGGTAAAAAAACAGCTGAATTGGCTTGAGCGACAGGCCCAGCAAGCGCGCACGTACGATTCCTTGCAGCGAGAAGGACGCACCCTGGAAATCCGGTTGCTGACCGACGATCACCGCCGCTTGAGTGCCCAATCCCGTTCAGTCAATACGCAGCTTCAGGCACTCGATGCGCAGGAAGCTGAGTTGGCCGCTGAGGCTGCTCACGCGGAGTCCGAGCAACAGGCCGTCAAATTTGAGATGCACCAGCAGCAGGAGGCTATGGAAGCCCTGCGGCAGGAACTCGGCGCAGCCGAGCATCAGCGCGCACAGGCGCTGGCGCAGATCGACGTCGAGCGCAACAAAGCTCAGCTTTTCGAGCAGCAGAAGGCGCAAGCACAAGCCGATTCGACGCTCTATCGGGATGAACATGCCACGGCGCAAGCAGAATGGGACGAGTTGCATCTTCGGGTGGCGGCATTGGATGAAGAGCTGCAGACGAAGGTCGCGGCAGCCGAGGATATCGAGGAGCGATTGCGGGCTGTCGAGCGCGAGAAGGATTATTTGCTCGTCGAGAGCCATCGGGCACGTCAGCAAGTGCTGGAGGCGATCGCCAGGCAAACCGAGCACTCTTCGAGCGTGGCGCGGCTCGAAGCCCGGGTGCAGGACATCGACGCGCGCGCCGAGCGGCTTGCCCATGACCGGATCGAGTTGAGGGAACAGGAACACCGCCTTCGTCAGCAGATCGATATGCTCGTTCGTGATCGCAGGGAGTTGGAGGTCCAACTACAATCTCTCCGTGATTCGCATGAGGCCACGCTGCTGGCCCTCAAACAGGCCGAAGCGAATCTCGTTGCGCTGGAGCAGCGTCGGACGCGCGATCTGGAGCAATTGGCAGGGACCGAATCTCGGTTGCGTACCCTTCAGGCTGTGGTTCGAGAGGAGATGGGGTATGGGCGCGAGGGTGAAGAGCATGAGACGTCATTGCGCAGCTGCCATGGGGTGCAACAGGCCATCGCCGAGTGGCTGATCGTACCGGAAGGGTATGAGAGAGCGGTGGAAGCCGTGCTGGGCGAACGGCTGCGGTCATGGTTCGTGGACAATCCACGACGGGCGGCGGAAGCGGTGGCCTTCCTCAAACAGCGCGAGTTGGGTCGAGGCGCCTTCGTCCCGTGTATGCCTCGGTGGTCCTCGTTGCCTGAGACTGCGGGTGAGGGCCATTGGTGGCACACGGTCGCCGGGCAGCCGGGTGTCATCGGCCGAGCCGTTGATATCCTGCAGGGGCAAGCCGGCTTGGGGGAAGCGCTGGCATCGCTGTTTCATCGGGTCGTATTGGTGCAAGACTTGGATGTCGCGTTGCGACTCTGGGAACAGGGGGCCTGGTCGGCCCCAAACGGGCCGACGCTGGTCACGCTGGCGGGAGAGGTGCTGGATCCTTCGGGTACTCTGACAGGCGGATTGGCCGGTGCTTCGGCCGGCATCCTCCAACGTCGTCGAGAGGTGCAGCATCTCGACCTGCGCCGATGCGAGTTGATGACTGAGATCGAAGAGAGTCGTGTGGCGCGAGAAGCGTTGCAGAGACAGCGGGGGGAGCTGGATGCCTCGCGTCGCGAGATCGATGCCACACTCCGTGAGACGGAGCTCAAAATATTGGCACTCTCGAAGGACCATGGCGGTATAGAGCATAGCCTCGCTGAGCTGTCGCAACGGGCGGAGCGGCTGGCACGAGAGGAAGAGGCCTTGGCCGCCGAACATCGGCAGCTTTGGGAGGAACTAGGAGGGCGGCGCGAAGCAGTCGTGGCCGCCACGCGAATTCGTGACGAGCACGAGCGGGCTCTCGATCAGTTGCACAAGCGGATCCAAGAGGTCGAGCAGGTGATGATCGGTATCCAAAGCGAATCGACGGGGGCAAAGCTGGAGGTCGGAGCGCTTCGATCCTCGCGTGAGCATGCGGTGACGACACTCAGCCGGTTGAAAAACCAGATTGACGAGTATGCCTGCCGACTCACGACGCTTGCTGAGAACCTGGCAGAATTGGTTCAGGCCATCCAGCAAAGCCAGGAACGACGCGAGCACGTCGAGGCGCGTTGTCAACAACTCGGCCACCAGACCGAGTCGTTGCAAGGACGAATTCTCGCGGGACAGGACGCATTGACACAGCACGTCGAGTCCACTCAGCGGTGGGAGCGCACGTTGTCCGATATTCGCCAGCGCGTCACGGAGAGTCGGCAGCAGCGGCTGGATGTCGAGGTTCGCCGTGCACAGGTGGAGACTCAATTGGAAACGGTGTCCAACACACTAGCCGGCACGTACGGTGTGAACGAGGTCGGTCCTGCAGCGGTCGAGGTGTGCGGGGACGATTCTGCCGCGTCTTCGGATGAGGAGCGGCTCTTGGCGGAGGATGATCTGATTTCGATGCGAGATCGGCTGCAGAAGATTCGCGACCGCCTGGCCCGTATCGGTGGGGTGAATCTGGCGGCGATCGAGGAGCACCGCGAACTTGAGGAGCGATTCCAGTTTTTGACAAGCCAAGAAGAGGATCTCACCAAGTCGATCAAGTCCCTCCGCGACATCATTCAGCGGATCAATCGAACGACCAAGGAGTTATTCCAAGAAACCTTTACGGAGCTTCAAGAAAAGTTTGCGACCGTCTTCCAGAAGGTGTTTCCGGGCGGCCGCGCCGAATTGGTGATGGTGGAGCCTCCACCCGAATCCGAGGAGTCGGAGGAGGGTTCTGCTGAGCCAGGAGTCGACATCGTGGCGCAACCGCCGGGTAAGCGGCTGAAGAGTATCACGATGTTGTCGGGCGGGGAGAAGGCGCTCACGGCCACCGCGTTGTTATTTGCCAGCTTTCTGATTCGACCCACGCCCTTCTGCATTTTGGACGAAATCGACGCACCGCTGGATGAAGAAAATATCGGGCGCTTCACCGGCGTGTTGCGGGAGCTTTCCTCGTCGGCGCAATTTATCGTGATCACCCATAACAAGCGGACAATGGCGATCGCCGACTCATTGTTCGGGGTCACGATGGAAGAACCAGGCGTGTCTAAGATCGTTTCCGTCCGAATCGCCGACCTTCAACCAGCCTAA
- a CDS encoding outer membrane lipid asymmetry maintenance protein MlaD: MKKERLEFVVGLFVLIGILCLTYLSVKLGKLELIGGQHYLVNAEFHSASGLKPGASVEIAGVEVGRIQAIGLVEDRALVTLAVNNHVKLFDDTIASVKSRGIIGEKFLSLSPGGGGIPLQPGDKIRETESGLDLEELVSQFVHGNVDTNK, translated from the coding sequence ATGAAGAAGGAACGATTGGAATTTGTGGTAGGGTTATTCGTTTTGATTGGCATCCTGTGCCTAACCTATCTGAGCGTCAAACTTGGTAAACTTGAGTTGATTGGGGGGCAGCACTATCTGGTTAATGCCGAGTTTCATTCGGCGTCGGGCCTGAAGCCCGGGGCTTCGGTCGAAATCGCCGGTGTGGAGGTGGGGCGTATCCAGGCCATCGGATTGGTAGAAGACCGTGCGCTGGTTACCCTCGCGGTCAACAATCACGTGAAGCTGTTCGACGACACGATTGCGTCCGTCAAGTCGCGGGGTATCATCGGCGAAAAGTTTCTTTCGCTCTCTCCCGGAGGGGGAGGGATACCCCTGCAGCCGGGTGATAAGATACGCGAGACGGAATCGGGTCTGGACTTGGAGGAACTGGTCAGCCAGTTCGTGCACGGGAATGTCGACACCAACAAATAG
- a CDS encoding ABC transporter permease codes for MIYLIQRMGRVGLDLLSEMGRMLLFLLGTLAWLFRPPFRFRLIVKQLHFVGYKSSFVVVLTAAFTGMVLALQGYYTLRKFGSEALLGSAVALSMIRELGPVLAALMVTARAGSAMTAEIGIMRITEQIDAMDTMAVNPLQYLIAPKLVAGLVGVPLLVAIFDVVGIWGGHLVGVDLLGVNSGSYWSSIESAVEWKDVYGGILKSISFGLIVSWICSYKGYHTRMSAEGLGTATTEAVVLSSVLILVWDYFLTSILL; via the coding sequence ATGATCTATCTGATTCAGCGCATGGGGCGAGTGGGGCTCGATCTTCTTAGTGAAATGGGGCGGATGCTGCTCTTCCTCCTCGGCACGCTCGCGTGGCTCTTTCGACCCCCGTTTCGGTTCAGACTCATCGTCAAGCAACTGCATTTTGTCGGGTACAAGTCGTCGTTTGTCGTGGTCTTAACGGCTGCATTCACCGGCATGGTGCTTGCCCTTCAGGGATACTATACGCTACGCAAGTTCGGCTCCGAGGCCCTTCTGGGCTCCGCGGTGGCCCTCAGCATGATCCGCGAACTGGGGCCAGTCCTCGCCGCGCTCATGGTCACGGCTCGCGCTGGATCCGCCATGACGGCTGAAATCGGCATCATGCGGATCACCGAGCAGATTGACGCCATGGATACGATGGCGGTCAACCCGCTACAGTATCTTATTGCGCCGAAGCTTGTCGCCGGCTTGGTGGGTGTTCCGCTGCTCGTGGCCATATTCGACGTCGTGGGCATTTGGGGCGGACACCTCGTCGGGGTCGATTTGCTCGGCGTGAATTCCGGATCCTATTGGAGCTCAATCGAGTCGGCAGTCGAATGGAAGGACGTGTACGGCGGTATCCTCAAATCCATCAGTTTCGGTCTCATCGTCAGTTGGATTTGTTCTTATAAGGGCTATCATACGCGAATGAGCGCGGAAGGTTTGGGGACTGCTACGACCGAAGCGGTGGTTCTCTCCTCGGTGCTCATCCTTGTCTGGGATTACTTTCTCACATCGATTCTGTTGTAA